DNA from Streptomyces luteogriseus:
GAGTACCCACCGCACCCGAAGGATTGCGGACGGTACTCGAAGGTCTCTCAGTCGGTTGATGCACCCGTCGTAAGGATCACGTTGCGGAGCGGCTCCCGGTTCACATAACGGTTCAACTGGTCCACCAGGAGCCGCTTGGCGCGCGGAAGGAACGCGGAGGTGGGTCCGCCGACGTGCGGGCTGATGAGTACCCCCGGCGCACGCCACAGGGGGTGTTCGCGCGCCAGCGGCTCCGGGTCGGTGACGTCGAGGGCGGCGGTGATGCGGCCGGTCTCGAGCTCGGCGAGCAGGGCCTTGGTGTCGACGACCGGGCCGCGGGCGACGTTGACGAGGAGCGCGCCGTCCTTCATCCGGGACAGGAAGTCGGCTCCGGCCAGGCCACGGGTGGTTTCGTTGAGCGGGGTGGAGAGGATGACGACGTCCGCCTCCGGCAGCAGCGCGGGGAGTTCGGTGAGCGGATGCACCGGACCGCGCGCCGTGGTGCGCGCGGAGCGCGCGACGCGCGCCACCCGCGCCACCTCGAACGGAACGAGCCGGTCCTCGATGGCCTCGCCGATCGAGCCGTATCCCACGATGAGGACGTTCTTGTCGGCGAGCGCCGGGCGGAACCCGCCGAGCCACTCCCCCCGGTCCTGCGCGCGGACGAAGTCGGGGATCCCGCGCAGCGAGGCCAGGATCAGCGCGAGGGTGAGCTCGCCGGTACTGGCCTCGTGCACCCCGCGCGCATTGCACAGCCGCACGCCCGCCGGCAGCTGCCCGAGTCCGGGCTCCACGTGGTCGATCCCGGCGGAGAGGGTCTGTACGACCCGGACGTTGCCCATCCGTCCCATGGGACGTACGCACAGCGGACTGGGCTTCATGTAGGGGACGACGTAGAAGGCGCAGTCGGCGGGGTCCGCGGGGAAGTCCTCCCCCCCGTTCCAGAAGCGGTAGTCCGGGCCCTCGGGGAGACCCTCGATCTCGTCCGGCGGGATGGGCAGCCACACGTCAGCAGTCATGCTCTGGAGGCTATGTCAGGAGCGTGCGACGGCAGAGGTTAGGTTGGGGTGGCTCGAACAGGGAGGGTCACGACCAGGTGGAGCGCAGGACGATCGGCGCGGCGGCGCTCGCGGTGGGGGCCGTCGGACTCGGGTGCATGCCGATGAGCTGGGCCTACAGCGCGTCGAGGCGGCGCGGAGACGAGTCGCTGAGGGCGGTGCACCGGGCGCTGGACCTGGGCGCGTCCCTGCTGGACACGGCCGACATGTACGGGCCCTTCACCAACGAGCTGTTGCTGGGGCGGGCGTTGAAGGAGCGACGGTCCGACGCGTTCGTGTCGACGAAGGTCGGGCTGCTCGTGGGCGACCAGCACATCGTCGCCAACGGCCGCCCCGGGTACGTGAAGCGCGCCTGCGACGCGTCGCTGCGACGGCTCCAGACGGACGTCATCGACCTCTACCAGCTGCACCGGGCCGACCCCGAGGTGCCGGTCGAGGAGACCTGGGGCGCGATGGCGGAGCTGGTCCAGGCCGGGAAGGTGCGGGCGCTGGGCCTGTGCGCGGTGGGCGCGCGGGCCGGGCGCCGGTCCGGGGCCGGGCTGCACGACGGAACGATCCGCCAGCTGGAGCGGGTGCAGCAGGTCTTCCCGGTGAGCGCTGTCGAGGCGGAGCTGTCGGTGTGGTCACCGGAGGCACTGGAGACCCTGCTGCCCTGGTGCCGGACGCGGGGCGTCGGTTTCCTCGCCGCGATGCCGCTCGGCAACGGCTTCCTGACCGGCAGGCTGCGGCCCGGCGCCGGCTTCGAGGCGGACGACCCGCGCGCCTGGCACCCCCGCTTCACGGCCGAGATGATGGCCGCGAACCAGCCGGTCGTCGCGGGCCTGCGCCGCGTCGCCCGCCGGCACGGCACGGACGTGACGCCCGGCCAGGTCGCCCTCGCGTGGGTGCTGGCCCAGGGCCCGCACGTGGTCCCGGTGCCGGGCACGAAGCAGGAGCGCTGGGTCACGGAGAACACGGCCGCGACGGCGGTGCGCCTGACCCCCGACGATCTCAAGGAGATAGCCGGGTTGCCGCCGGCCCAGGGGTCCTGGGACTGAGGCCCGGTTCCGCCTCCGGTGCGTTTCGGGCAAACCCCGTCCTTCCCGGTCCGGGGTTCCGTGATCGGGAACCTGGGAGCCGCCGGCGGTGTATGACAGGGAGAGGATCCGCCCCGTCGAAGGGACCATGATCGTGCAACGTCGAGCCGTCCCGGCCGTGCTGGCCGCCGCCGCGCTCCTGCTGACGGCCGGCTGTTCCTCCGACAGCGGAGGCTCGTCCGGCACGCAGGCGAGCACCACCCCGAGTCGTACGGCAGCCGGGTCGTCCGCGCCGCCGGGGCAGGCCGCCGAGGAGACGCCTCCCGCCCAGGGGTCGGTGAAGGTGGTACGCACCGTCGCCGAGGGCCTGGACTCCCCCTGGGGACTCGCTCCGCTGCCGGGCGGCGGTCTGCTCGTCTCCTCCCGGGACGACGCGACGATCGTCCGGGTCGACGAGAAGACCGGCAAGAAGACCGAACTGGGCGAGGTGCCGGGGGTCTCGGCGGCCGGCGAGGGCGGCCTCCTCGGGATCGCACTCTCCCCCGACTACGCCTCGGACCACATGGTCTACGCGTACTTCACCTCGGCGTCCGACAACCGCATCGTCCGCATGATCTACGACGAGCAGAAGCCGGCCGGCGAGCAGCTCGGCGCGCCCGACACCGTCTACAAGGGCATCCCCAAGGGCTTCATCCACAACGGCGGCCGCATCCAGTTCGGCCCCGACAAGATGCTCTTCGTGGGCACGGGCGAGAGCGGCGACACCGGTCTGTCCCAGGACAAGGACTCCGTGGGTGGCAAGATCCTGCGCCTGACGCCGGAGGGCGAGCCGGCGCCGGGCAACCCCTTCCCGGACTCGCCGGTGTACTCGTACGGCCACCGCAACGTGCAGGGCCTGGCCTGGGACGGCAAGCAGCGGCTGTTCGCCTCGGAGTTCGGGCAGGACACCTGGGACGAGCTCAACGCGATCAAGCCGGGCGACAACTACGGCTGGCCGGAGGCCGAGGGCCGGTCCGACGCCAAGGGGTTCCACAACCCGATCGACCAGTGGACGACGGCGGAGGCCTCCCCCAGCGGCATCGCCTACGCCGAGGGCTCGATCTGGATGGCGGGCCTGCGCGGCAAGCGGCTCTGGCGCATCCCGCTGAACGGCACGGAGGCCTCGGCCGAACCGCAGGCCTTCCTGGAGGGCGAGTACGGCCGGCTGCGCACGGTGGTGGCGGCGGGCGGCGACCGGCTGTGGCTGGTGACCAGCAACACGGATGGCCGGGGCGGCCCGAAGGCCGGGGACGACCGGATCCTGGAACTGCGGGTGACGTAACGGCCCCTAACTGCCGGGGTTCTCGGACTCCTCGTCGGGCGGGCGTACGACGACCTTTCCGGACGCGAGATCTATCGGCCCGCGTCCGGGATCGCCGTCCCCGACGTCCTCGCGGGTCAGCTCCAGACGGTTCTGCTCGTCGCGGGTGTGCTTGCGCCCGGGCGAGAACAGTTCCTCGAACACGTTGAACAACTGGTGCCTCCCTGGGCCGCGGGGTTCATGGCATCCGCGACGTCCCTTACAGCGTATGCCTCAGCCCGCCGGACCGGGCATGAGCATTTCGGCCGGGAACAGCCCCAGCCGGTGCGCCACCGCCGCCGCCTCGCCCCGCCCGGAGACGCCGAGCTTGCCCAGGATGTTGGAGACGTGCACGCTCGCCGTCTTCGGGGAGATGAACAGCTCCTGGGCGATGCGGCGGTTGGTGTGGCCGGCGGCGACCAGGCGCAGTACGTCCCGTTCCCGGCTGGTGAGGCCGAGGGCATCGGCGGGGTCGGCGGGCGCGGGGCCGGGTTCCGGGGCGGGGGTGATCGGGAGGCGGGCGCGTCGGCCGAGCGCGGTGGCGGCGTCGGCGAGCGGCCGGGCGCCGAGGTGACGGGCGACGGTGTGGGCGAGGCGGAGCAGTTCCGTGGCGCGCTCGCGATCGTCCTCGCCGGCGCCCGTCAGCAGGGACTCGGCCAGGCGGTGCCGGACGCGGGCGAGGTCGTAGGGACGGCCCAGGGGTTCGAAGGCGGTGACCACCTCCGACCAGGTGTCCGGGGTGCTCCGGCCCTCCGCACGGTGGAGTTCGGCGCGGACCCACCGCTCGTGGGCGAGCCAGACGGGGGCGTGGGTGGTGAGGCGCTTGGCGGTGGAGCGTATGCCGTCCAGGACCTGCTCGCGGCCGTCGCGGGCGGCGGGCAGCGCCCGGGCGTCGGCCTCGGCGGTGGCCGCCTGGAGCAGCAGCGGCCAGGCGTAGCGCTGGGTGCCGAGCGGGAAGCCGGGCTCCAGGGTGCGGGCCAGTTCGGCGCGGGCGTCGGCCAGGCGGCCCTCGGCGGCGGCGAGCGCGATGGTGAGCCAGGAGATCGGCAGGTCGTGCTGCGGCATGGGGTCGTGCGAGCCGTAGGCGGCGCGGCCCTGGGCGAGATGCCGGGCCGCCTCGGGCACCTGCCCGCGCGCGAGCGCCAGGTAGGCCAGGCAGTTGGCGCCGGACCCGTGCGGACCTGCCGTCTGGCCGCGCCGCTGGGCGTTGCCGGCGGCGTCGGCGGCCTCGTCCCAGCGGCCGAGGGAGATGAGCGACTCGGCGAGGTTGCTCCAGATCCAGGCCTCGGCGTCCCGCAGGCCCATCCTCCCCGTCAGCCGCAGGCCCTCACGCAGGATGCCGACGGATTCCTCGGAGCGGCCGACACCTTCGAGGACGGAGGGCAGGTTCACATGGCTGCGGCCCACGACGGCGGCGAGGCCGCGGGCGATCACCTCGTCCCTGACGTCGTACATGTGGCCGAGCCCGGCGTCGATCTGCCCGGCGTCGACCATGAGCCCGCCGAGGGTGAGACGGGCGTTGGACTCGATGTCGTCGGCGCCGACCATGCGCGCGTACTCGACGGCCCGCTC
Protein-coding regions in this window:
- a CDS encoding 2-hydroxyacid dehydrogenase encodes the protein MTADVWLPIPPDEIEGLPEGPDYRFWNGGEDFPADPADCAFYVVPYMKPSPLCVRPMGRMGNVRVVQTLSAGIDHVEPGLGQLPAGVRLCNARGVHEASTGELTLALILASLRGIPDFVRAQDRGEWLGGFRPALADKNVLIVGYGSIGEAIEDRLVPFEVARVARVARSARTTARGPVHPLTELPALLPEADVVILSTPLNETTRGLAGADFLSRMKDGALLVNVARGPVVDTKALLAELETGRITAALDVTDPEPLAREHPLWRAPGVLISPHVGGPTSAFLPRAKRLLVDQLNRYVNREPLRNVILTTGASTD
- a CDS encoding aldo/keto reductase, translating into MERRTIGAAALAVGAVGLGCMPMSWAYSASRRRGDESLRAVHRALDLGASLLDTADMYGPFTNELLLGRALKERRSDAFVSTKVGLLVGDQHIVANGRPGYVKRACDASLRRLQTDVIDLYQLHRADPEVPVEETWGAMAELVQAGKVRALGLCAVGARAGRRSGAGLHDGTIRQLERVQQVFPVSAVEAELSVWSPEALETLLPWCRTRGVGFLAAMPLGNGFLTGRLRPGAGFEADDPRAWHPRFTAEMMAANQPVVAGLRRVARRHGTDVTPGQVALAWVLAQGPHVVPVPGTKQERWVTENTAATAVRLTPDDLKEIAGLPPAQGSWD
- a CDS encoding PQQ-dependent sugar dehydrogenase codes for the protein MIVQRRAVPAVLAAAALLLTAGCSSDSGGSSGTQASTTPSRTAAGSSAPPGQAAEETPPAQGSVKVVRTVAEGLDSPWGLAPLPGGGLLVSSRDDATIVRVDEKTGKKTELGEVPGVSAAGEGGLLGIALSPDYASDHMVYAYFTSASDNRIVRMIYDEQKPAGEQLGAPDTVYKGIPKGFIHNGGRIQFGPDKMLFVGTGESGDTGLSQDKDSVGGKILRLTPEGEPAPGNPFPDSPVYSYGHRNVQGLAWDGKQRLFASEFGQDTWDELNAIKPGDNYGWPEAEGRSDAKGFHNPIDQWTTAEASPSGIAYAEGSIWMAGLRGKRLWRIPLNGTEASAEPQAFLEGEYGRLRTVVAAGGDRLWLVTSNTDGRGGPKAGDDRILELRVT
- a CDS encoding DUF6191 domain-containing protein; translated protein: MFNVFEELFSPGRKHTRDEQNRLELTREDVGDGDPGRGPIDLASGKVVVRPPDEESENPGS